The following are encoded together in the Hyalangium minutum genome:
- a CDS encoding collagen-binding domain-containing protein, translating into MAPSRVLATYADITFIDGSFDGGIFAKSLMGNAEGHINPLHDRDICPATTP; encoded by the coding sequence ATGGCGCCTTCTCGCGTGCTGGCCACCTACGCGGACATTACCTTCATCGACGGGAGCTTCGACGGCGGCATCTTCGCCAAGTCGCTGATGGGCAACGCGGAGGGCCATATCAACCCGCTGCATGACCGCGACATCTGCCCAGCCACGACGCCGTAG